From Candidatus Hydrogenedentota bacterium, one genomic window encodes:
- the udk gene encoding uridine kinase: MTPHDTPFFIAIAGASCSGKSTLAQTLSARLPESAVIPLDAYYRGLGHLPLPERARFNFDAPNAIEHELLGKHLRALKRGQSVEIPVYDYTTHTRAASTHTIVPVPWIVIEGVLALYWQSIRKKAGLKVFLETPPGLCLERRIARDTRERGRSEPSIRQQYAATVQPMFERYCAPTARFADLTLPGDGTVDDAVEKIVAFLEHRIHTWKMNAAKLGPCGPA; encoded by the coding sequence CCTGTTCAGGCAAGAGCACCCTTGCACAGACCCTTTCGGCCCGCTTGCCCGAATCGGCCGTCATTCCGCTCGATGCCTATTACCGGGGTCTTGGACATTTGCCGCTGCCGGAACGGGCACGCTTCAATTTCGACGCGCCGAACGCGATCGAGCACGAACTCCTCGGAAAACATCTGCGCGCCCTCAAGCGGGGCCAATCCGTCGAGATCCCCGTGTACGATTATACGACGCATACCCGCGCCGCCTCGACGCATACCATCGTGCCGGTTCCATGGATCGTCATTGAAGGCGTATTGGCCCTTTACTGGCAATCCATCCGAAAAAAGGCCGGGCTCAAGGTTTTCCTCGAAACGCCGCCCGGTCTCTGTCTCGAACGCCGCATCGCGCGGGATACCCGGGAACGCGGACGAAGCGAGCCATCCATTAGACAGCAGTATGCGGCCACCGTCCAGCCGATGTTCGAGCGGTATTGCGCGCCGACGGCCCGGTTCGCGGACCTGACGCTTCCGGGCGATGGGACGGTGGACGATGCCGTGGAAAAAATCGTGGCTTTTTTGGAACATCGCATACATACTTGGAAAATGAATGCGGCAAAGTTAGGACCATGTGGACCCGCATGA